In a single window of the Acipenser ruthenus chromosome 8, fAciRut3.2 maternal haplotype, whole genome shotgun sequence genome:
- the LOC117407377 gene encoding cytochrome c oxidase copper chaperone-like isoform X1, with protein sequence MNKLFLYNPPQKKKKLRCLYGFRQTIQYNAKRKMSSLAAGSCESTKTQDAGEKKPLKPCCACPETKKIRDACIIERGEESCKDPIEAHKDCMRSLGFKV encoded by the exons ATGAATAAGCTTTTCTTATataaccccccccaaaaaaaaaaaaagttgcgcTGTCTCTATGGATTTAGACAAAC AATACAGTACAACGCCAAAAGGAAAATGTCGAGTCTAGCAGCTGGTAGTTGTGAGTCCACCAAGACCCAAGATGCAGGGGAAAAGAAGCCACTTAAACCCTGCTGTGCCTGTCCTGAGACCAAGAAAATAAGGGATGCCTG TATaatagagaggggagaagaaagCTGCAAGGATCCGATTGAAGCTCATAAAGACTGCATGAGGTCACTGGGATTCAAAGTCTGA
- the LOC117407377 gene encoding cytochrome c oxidase copper chaperone-like isoform X2, whose amino-acid sequence MSSLAAGSCESTKTQDAGEKKPLKPCCACPETKKIRDACIIERGEESCKDPIEAHKDCMRSLGFKV is encoded by the exons ATGTCGAGTCTAGCAGCTGGTAGTTGTGAGTCCACCAAGACCCAAGATGCAGGGGAAAAGAAGCCACTTAAACCCTGCTGTGCCTGTCCTGAGACCAAGAAAATAAGGGATGCCTG TATaatagagaggggagaagaaagCTGCAAGGATCCGATTGAAGCTCATAAAGACTGCATGAGGTCACTGGGATTCAAAGTCTGA